A DNA window from Balneola sp. contains the following coding sequences:
- the xseB gene encoding exodeoxyribonuclease VII small subunit: MAEKERLSFEEALKKLESIVEQLENKEITLEDSVQLYEEGVKMSQFCTEILEQAELRIEQVNEANTQ; this comes from the coding sequence ATGGCAGAAAAGGAACGACTTAGCTTCGAAGAGGCTTTAAAGAAATTAGAATCCATAGTGGAACAACTCGAGAATAAAGAGATTACACTGGAAGATTCTGTACAACTATACGAAGAAGGCGTGAAGATGTCTCAGTTTTGCACAGAAATTTTAGAACAAGCTGAACTTCGCATAGAGCAAGTAAACGAAGCAAATACGCAGTAA
- a CDS encoding 1-deoxy-D-xylulose-5-phosphate synthase, producing the protein MEQKQPTPGKLLAGINSPADLKMLGPDKLQDVCDELRQYIIDMVSVHGGHFGASLGVVELTTALHYVYDTPEDLVVWDVGHQAYGHKILTGRRDQFHTNRVYGGLSGFPKRSESEYDTFGVGHSSTSISAALGMAVARDLDKSDKKVVAVIGDGAMTAGLAFEAMNNAGALNSDVLVILNDNNMSIDPNVGALNEYLADITTSKTFNKMRDEVYDMLGHFKSAGEKMRKVASRLEKAMTAALTPGSLFRALGFKYYGPTDGHDVEGLRKTLEDLKDVKGPKLLHIVTVKGKGFAPAEREQTKWHASSSPFDKITGKSLSAPAKKKAIPKYQHVFGDALVELAEKDERIVSMTPAMPSGSSLWPMMEAFPDRAFDVGIAEQHAVTFAAGLAAEGKKPFCAIYSSFLQRGYDQLVHDVAIQNLPVVFCIDRAGLVGADGPTHHGAYDIAYMRTVPNMIISSPLNEQDLRDMMYTASNYDDASWAIRYPRGKATGMNVRREFQNIEIGKGIKLRDGDSVAVLSFGPIGKYVTEAAQKLSQEGIEIGHFDMRFAKPIDTELIDEVCENYDHIITLEDHARLGGFGSAVAEYIAEKETSPTLKIMGIPDRIVEHGTQEELHDEVGIGVTGIIEAVKQKTYIKV; encoded by the coding sequence ATGGAACAAAAACAGCCAACACCGGGAAAGCTATTAGCAGGAATTAATTCCCCCGCCGATCTTAAAATGTTAGGGCCGGACAAACTTCAGGACGTTTGTGACGAACTCCGACAGTATATCATTGATATGGTTTCGGTACATGGCGGCCACTTTGGAGCCAGCCTTGGAGTGGTAGAGCTGACCACAGCTCTTCATTATGTGTATGATACTCCCGAAGACCTTGTAGTCTGGGATGTAGGCCATCAGGCATATGGGCATAAAATTTTAACGGGTCGCCGAGATCAATTCCACACAAATAGAGTGTATGGCGGTCTTTCCGGTTTTCCTAAGCGTTCCGAAAGTGAATATGATACATTTGGAGTAGGTCACTCGAGTACCTCAATTTCTGCCGCTCTTGGAATGGCCGTTGCTCGAGACCTCGACAAATCAGACAAAAAAGTAGTCGCCGTTATCGGTGATGGTGCCATGACTGCCGGGCTTGCCTTTGAGGCCATGAATAATGCAGGAGCTCTGAATAGTGATGTTCTTGTTATCCTGAATGACAACAACATGTCCATTGACCCAAATGTTGGGGCTCTTAATGAATACTTAGCTGATATCACGACCAGCAAAACCTTCAATAAAATGAGGGATGAAGTGTACGACATGCTCGGGCACTTTAAATCTGCCGGCGAAAAAATGCGCAAAGTAGCATCACGCCTTGAAAAAGCGATGACTGCCGCACTTACGCCAGGCTCACTATTCCGTGCACTTGGCTTTAAATACTATGGTCCAACTGACGGACATGACGTTGAAGGGCTTCGTAAGACATTAGAAGACCTAAAAGATGTGAAAGGTCCCAAACTTCTTCATATCGTGACTGTTAAAGGAAAAGGATTTGCTCCTGCAGAACGAGAGCAAACGAAATGGCATGCTTCCAGTAGTCCTTTTGATAAGATTACCGGAAAGTCCCTTTCAGCTCCCGCCAAGAAAAAAGCTATTCCAAAGTATCAGCATGTTTTTGGTGATGCCTTGGTTGAACTTGCTGAAAAAGATGAGCGAATTGTAAGTATGACACCGGCTATGCCAAGCGGTTCCAGCCTTTGGCCGATGATGGAAGCTTTTCCGGATCGCGCCTTTGATGTTGGAATTGCCGAACAACACGCCGTCACCTTTGCGGCCGGACTTGCTGCAGAAGGCAAAAAACCATTTTGCGCCATTTACTCTTCCTTCCTCCAGCGAGGATATGATCAGTTAGTTCATGACGTTGCCATTCAAAATTTACCTGTTGTTTTCTGTATAGACAGGGCCGGACTGGTTGGTGCAGATGGGCCTACTCATCACGGCGCTTACGACATTGCCTATATGAGAACGGTTCCGAATATGATTATCTCATCTCCCCTGAATGAACAGGATTTGCGTGACATGATGTACACTGCTTCAAACTATGATGATGCTTCCTGGGCTATTCGATATCCTCGAGGGAAAGCAACCGGAATGAACGTTCGCAGGGAATTTCAGAATATTGAAATTGGAAAAGGTATCAAACTCCGTGACGGTGATTCAGTTGCTGTTCTTAGTTTCGGACCCATTGGAAAGTATGTAACAGAAGCTGCTCAGAAGCTATCTCAAGAAGGTATTGAGATTGGACATTTTGATATGCGATTTGCAAAACCAATTGATACCGAATTAATTGATGAAGTTTGCGAAAACTACGATCATATTATCACTCTTGAAGACCACGCCAGGCTTGGCGGCTTTGGAAGCGCAGTTGCTGAATACATAGCTGAAAAAGAAACTAGCCCCACACTTAAAATAATGGGTATTCCTGATCGTATAGTAGAACACGGAACTCAGGAAGAACTTCACGACGAAGTTGGTATCGGTGTTACCGGAATCATAGAAGCTGTTAAGCAAAAAACTTATATAAAAGTCTGA